In Chiloscyllium punctatum isolate Juve2018m chromosome X, sChiPun1.3, whole genome shotgun sequence, the following are encoded in one genomic region:
- the LOC140471134 gene encoding uncharacterized protein has product MCGCVRVCVSAPVVSAPVVPPPVVPAPVVPDPVVPDPVVPAPVVPPPVVPAPVVPAPVVSAPVVPPPVVSAPVVPAPVVPPPVVPAPVVPAPVVSAPVVPPPVVSAPVVSAPVVPAPVVPAPVVSAPVVPPPVVSAPVVSAPVVPAPVVPAPVVSAPVVPAPVVPDPVVSAPVVPPPVVPPPVVPPPVVPAPVVPPPVVPAPVVPPPVVPPPVVPPPVVPAPVVPAPVVPPPVVPPPVVPPPVVPAPVVPPPVVPAPVVPPPVVPPPVVPAPVVPAPVVSAPVDSAPVDSAPVVPDPVVSAPVDSA; this is encoded by the coding sequence atgtgtgggtgtgtgagggtgtgtgtctctgCTCCTGTTGTCTCTGCTCCTGTTGTCCCTCCTCCTGTTGTCCCTGCTCCTGTTGTCCCTGATCCTGTTGTCCCTGATCCTGTTGTCCCTGCTCCTGTTGTCCCTCCTCCTGTTGTCCCTGCTCCTGTTGTCCCTGCTCCTGTTGTGTCTGCTCCTGTTGTCCCTCCTCCTGTTGTTTCTGCTCCTGTTGTCCCTGCTCCTGTTGTCCCTCCTCCTGTTGTCCCTGCTCCTGTTGTCCCTGCTCCTGTTGTCTCTGCTCCTGTTGTCCCTCCTCCTGTTGTCTCTGCTCCTGTTGTCTCTGCTCCTGTTGTCCCTGCTCCTGTTGTCCCTGCTCCTGTTGTCTCTGCTCCTGTTGTCCCTCCTCCTGTTGTCTCTGCTCCTGTTGTCTCTGCTCCTGTTGTCCCTGCTCCTGTTGTCCCTGCTCCTGTTGTATCTGCTCCTGTTGTCCCTGCTCCTGTTGTCCCTGATCCTGTTGTCTCTGCTCCTGTTGTCCCTCCTCCTGTTGTCCCTCCTCCTGTTGTCCCTCCTCCTGTTGTCCCTGCTCCTGTTGTCCCTCCTCCTGTTGTCCCTGCTCCTGTTGTCCCCCCTCCTGTTGTCCCTCCTCCTGTTGTCCCTCCTCCTGTTGTCCCTGCTCCTGTTGTCCCTGCTCCTGTTGTCCCTCCTCCTGTTGTCCCCCCTCCTGTTGTCCCTCCTCCTGTTGTCCCTGCTCCTGTTGTCCCTCCTCCTGTTGTCCCTGCTCCTGTTGTCCCTCCTCCTGTTGTCCCTCCTCCTGTTGTCCCTGCTCCTGTTGTCCCTGCTCCTGTTGTCTCTGCTCCTGTTGACTCTGCTCCTGTTGACTCTGCTCCTGTTGTCCCTGATCCTGTTGTCTCTGCTCCTGTTGACTCTGCT